In Gemmatimonas sp., the following proteins share a genomic window:
- a CDS encoding universal stress protein, which yields MSLVRALVRGRLKVYIGSAAGVGKSYRMLQEAHELCRRGVDVVVAFIETHGRRETDAQVGDLEVLPRLQLEYRGVMLEALDLDGLLARRPAVAIIDELPHTNVPGLRHAKRWEDVLLLLDAGISVITAMNVQHLESLNAVVQQTLGLAVRETVPDWVLSRADQVVNIDLTAADLRQRLTEGKIYRASQIPLALENFFTEEHLTTLRELALREVASSVDREREGIVRRETGRHATAHASVDRIMVGMASRAPRSSVLLQKASRIAGRLNSDWYCVYVQTPQERADRIDPVVQRRLVEHMQMAQRMGADVVKLEGTDVAGLLCQFAMEHGVSLIVIGQSYRPWWLRTIRPSIMDRLVHNRFGLDVQVVGAEAPPTADVTQAFAQGRTNG from the coding sequence ATGTCACTCGTGCGCGCGCTCGTACGCGGTCGTCTGAAAGTCTACATCGGCTCGGCCGCCGGTGTGGGCAAGAGCTACCGCATGCTGCAGGAAGCACACGAGTTGTGTCGCCGCGGGGTCGACGTCGTGGTTGCCTTCATCGAAACGCACGGCCGTCGCGAGACCGACGCGCAGGTGGGCGACCTTGAGGTGCTGCCGCGCCTGCAGCTGGAGTATCGCGGCGTCATGCTCGAAGCCCTCGATCTTGACGGGCTTTTAGCGCGACGTCCGGCGGTTGCCATCATTGACGAGCTACCGCACACCAACGTGCCGGGACTTCGGCACGCCAAGCGGTGGGAAGACGTGCTGCTCCTGCTGGACGCGGGGATCAGTGTGATTACCGCGATGAATGTGCAGCATCTCGAATCGCTGAATGCGGTCGTGCAGCAGACGCTTGGTTTGGCGGTGCGGGAGACGGTGCCGGACTGGGTCCTGTCGCGGGCGGATCAAGTCGTCAATATCGATTTGACGGCGGCCGATCTTCGTCAGCGACTGACCGAAGGAAAGATCTATCGGGCGTCGCAGATCCCGCTCGCCCTCGAGAATTTCTTTACGGAGGAGCACCTCACTACCCTGCGTGAGTTGGCGCTCCGCGAGGTCGCGAGCTCGGTGGACCGTGAGCGCGAAGGCATCGTACGTCGCGAGACCGGACGCCACGCCACGGCACATGCGTCGGTCGATCGCATCATGGTTGGCATGGCGAGTCGCGCACCGCGCAGCTCCGTGCTGCTACAGAAGGCCAGTCGGATCGCCGGTCGTCTCAACTCGGATTGGTATTGCGTGTACGTGCAGACGCCGCAGGAACGCGCCGATCGCATCGACCCGGTGGTGCAGCGGCGTCTCGTCGAGCACATGCAGATGGCTCAGCGCATGGGAGCGGATGTCGTAAAACTCGAAGGCACCGACGTGGCCGGCCTGCTGTGCCAGTTCGCGATGGAACATGGAGTGTCGCTGATCGTGATTGGCCAGAGCTATCGCCCGTGGTGGCTTCGCACGATCCGCCCGTCGATCATGGATCGGCTGGTGCACAACCGTTTCGGACTCGATGTGCAGGTGGTCGGTGCCGAGGCGCCGCCGACGGCTGACGTTACGCAGGCGTTTGCGCAGGGTCGAACGAATGGGTAG
- the odhB gene encoding 2-oxoglutarate dehydrogenase complex dihydrolipoyllysine-residue succinyltransferase, with protein sequence MSSIKVPPLGESIVEATISRWLKDEGDRVAAGDTLVELETDKITVEVPALEAGVLTKRHKGEGDVVNVGDELGEITAGAGAAAVAAPVPAAAPTAAAPAAGGDVKVSPAAARLATEAGINPADVAGTGRGGVVSKPDVVAAIATPAKAAAAPTAPAAPAAPAAPAAPAAPTVAAPTGTRETREKMTTRRKRIAENLLLSQHQTAHLTTFNEIDMTAITALRERLKERVEKEQGVKLSYMPFFVKAACLALEAYPAVNAQIDGDTIVYKHYVNMGIAVASDAGLVVPNVKDADKKSIVQIGKDIAAVAKRARDGKLSMDDLTGGSFTITNGGVFGSLLSTPIINYPQVGILGLHKTQDRPVAIDGKVEIRPMMYVALSYDHRMIDGQQAVLFLVRFKELMEDPAAMLL encoded by the coding sequence ATGTCGTCCATCAAGGTTCCACCGCTCGGCGAATCCATCGTCGAGGCGACCATCTCCCGTTGGCTCAAGGACGAAGGCGACCGCGTCGCCGCCGGCGATACGCTCGTCGAACTCGAGACCGATAAGATCACCGTCGAGGTGCCGGCTCTGGAGGCTGGTGTGCTCACGAAGCGGCACAAGGGTGAAGGCGATGTCGTGAACGTCGGCGACGAACTCGGTGAGATCACGGCGGGCGCTGGTGCGGCAGCTGTCGCGGCACCGGTTCCTGCGGCGGCGCCGACGGCGGCCGCTCCTGCAGCCGGTGGCGACGTGAAGGTGTCTCCGGCTGCCGCGCGTCTCGCGACGGAAGCCGGGATCAACCCGGCCGACGTCGCGGGCACCGGTCGTGGCGGTGTCGTCTCGAAGCCCGACGTGGTGGCGGCCATTGCGACGCCGGCCAAGGCGGCGGCCGCGCCGACGGCGCCAGCCGCGCCAGCCGCGCCAGCCGCGCCAGCCGCTCCAGCCGCTCCGACCGTCGCCGCGCCGACTGGTACGCGCGAAACGCGCGAGAAGATGACGACGCGTCGCAAGCGGATCGCCGAGAACCTGTTGCTCTCACAGCACCAGACGGCGCACTTGACGACGTTCAACGAGATCGACATGACGGCCATCACGGCCCTTCGTGAGCGTCTCAAGGAACGCGTCGAGAAAGAACAGGGCGTCAAGCTGTCGTACATGCCGTTTTTCGTGAAGGCGGCCTGTCTCGCGCTCGAGGCCTATCCGGCGGTCAACGCGCAGATCGATGGCGACACGATCGTGTACAAACACTATGTGAACATGGGTATCGCGGTGGCCAGCGACGCCGGGCTCGTGGTGCCGAACGTGAAGGACGCTGACAAGAAGAGCATCGTGCAGATCGGCAAGGACATCGCGGCCGTGGCCAAGCGTGCGCGTGACGGCAAGCTGTCGATGGATGACCTCACCGGTGGCTCGTTCACCATCACCAACGGTGGCGTGTTCGGCTCGCTGCTCTCGACGCCGATCATCAACTATCCGCAGGTCGGCATCCTCGGATTGCACAAGACGCAGGACCGCCCGGTGGCGATCGACGGCAAGGTCGAGATCCGCCCCATGATGTACGTCGCGCTCTCGTACGATCACCGCATGATCGACGGCCAGCAGGCCGTGTTGTTCCTGGTGCGCTTCAAGGAACTGATGGAAGACCCGGCGGCGATGCTACTCTAA
- a CDS encoding zinc-binding dehydrogenase, with protein MTMRALTIDAHGGLDQLRVRDDLPVPALDGPDSVRVRIKAAAINRLDLWVLGGIPGVKIQPGWVLGSDGAGVIDAVGDAVQGIAPGDHVILNPGLVDRRCQCEYCRDGDQPLCLTYGIMGEHRHGTIADYVVVPADNVRIIPHTIPFETAAAFPLATLTAWRMIVTRARVQPSDHVLIWGIGGGVALAALQIVKRIGATAWVTSSRADKLAKAQALGADHLLDHTHPDLGREIRARTSKRGVDVVIDSVGEATWSQSLVALGKRGRLVTCGGTSGPFVQLDVRRMFWNQWTLMGSTMGNDAEFDAMTALFREGDLMPPVDSVWSIEDSAQAFERLSSGGQFGKVVVRL; from the coding sequence ATGACCATGCGTGCCCTGACGATCGATGCTCATGGCGGCCTCGACCAGCTTCGCGTCCGCGACGACCTGCCTGTGCCGGCGCTTGACGGCCCCGACAGTGTGCGCGTGCGGATCAAGGCGGCGGCCATCAACCGGCTGGACCTGTGGGTGCTCGGCGGAATTCCCGGGGTCAAGATTCAGCCGGGTTGGGTGCTCGGCTCCGACGGGGCCGGGGTGATCGATGCCGTCGGCGATGCGGTGCAGGGCATCGCGCCCGGGGATCATGTGATCCTGAATCCGGGGCTGGTGGACCGCCGCTGCCAGTGCGAGTACTGCCGCGATGGTGACCAGCCGCTCTGTCTCACTTATGGCATCATGGGCGAGCATCGCCATGGTACGATTGCCGATTACGTGGTGGTGCCCGCCGACAACGTCCGCATCATTCCCCATACGATTCCGTTCGAGACGGCGGCGGCGTTTCCGCTGGCCACGCTTACCGCTTGGCGGATGATCGTGACCCGCGCCCGGGTGCAGCCCAGCGATCACGTGCTGATCTGGGGCATTGGCGGCGGGGTGGCGCTGGCGGCGCTGCAGATCGTAAAGCGTATTGGCGCCACGGCCTGGGTGACCTCGAGCCGTGCGGACAAGCTGGCGAAAGCGCAGGCGCTCGGTGCCGATCATCTCCTCGACCACACCCATCCAGACCTCGGGAGAGAGATCCGTGCCCGGACCTCCAAGCGTGGCGTGGACGTGGTGATCGACTCGGTGGGTGAAGCCACGTGGTCGCAGTCGTTGGTCGCGCTCGGCAAGCGGGGGCGTCTGGTGACGTGTGGCGGCACCAGCGGACCGTTCGTGCAGCTCGACGTGCGCCGGATGTTCTGGAATCAGTGGACGCTGATGGGGTCGACCATGGGGAACGACGCTGAGTTCGACGCGATGACCGCGCTCTTTCGCGAGGGGGACCTGATGCCGCCGGTGGACTCGGTGTGGTCGATCGAGGACTCGGCCCAGGCCTTCGAACGGCTCTCGTCGGGCGGGCAGTTCGGCAAAGTCGTCGTACGCCTGTGA
- the gyrA gene encoding DNA gyrase subunit A, protein MTAPNARERILPRLIDEEVKESFINYSMSVIVSRALPDVRDGLKPVHRRVLYAMNELGLLPGRPFKKSATVVGDVLGKYHPHGDSSVYDALVRMVQTFSLRYPLVDGQGNFGSMDGDNAAAYRYTEARLTRMSVEMLEDIDKNTVDFAPNFDDRLQEPRVLPSGVPNLLVNGSSGIAVGMATNIPPHNLREVVSAVIAMIDNPELEGAALRAIVRGPDFPTGGYIYGRAGIADYQDTGRGRIVMRAKAVIEEKESTGRSQIVITEVPYQVNKAKLVIDIAELVRDQKLTGISALRDESDRDGIRVVVELKRDAIPRVVLNQLYKHTAMQSTFGVIMLALVPDVNTRQLVPKVLTLRQCIGHYIEHRHEVIVRRTQFDLDKALEREHILEGLKIAVDNIDEVIRMIRAADDTPTASLQLQARFGLSERQAEAILNMRLAKLTGLERDKLEEELVEVRAFILEMRSILESRPRRMDIMKGELLKLMETYGDERRTEIVSDEGEFSIEDLIAEEEMVVTISHNGYIKRTPLSLYNRQGRGGRGKSSADLKENDFIERFYVASTHTYMLIFTDDGRCFWLKVHELPQAGRNTRGKPIVNLINVTPDTRIRAIVLTREFSDTEFLLFCTRKGTVKKTALSQYSNPRSNGIKAIKVEEGDELMDVQVTSGSNDVVLATRHGLSVRFHESDVREMGRDTTGVKGIELRPEDQLVGMVVIKREATLLVVTEKGLGKCSEVSEYRVQKRGGKGILTLNRTAKTGDVVALMEVVPEDELMLMTRQGVAIRSRVSEIRVTGRAAQGVKLVALDDHDVVQAVARVIPDDKDDVDGVEGSEGDASTGELGLDGGGDA, encoded by the coding sequence ATGACTGCACCGAACGCCCGCGAACGCATCCTGCCGCGCCTCATCGACGAGGAAGTCAAGGAATCGTTCATCAACTATTCCATGAGCGTCATCGTCTCGCGTGCACTGCCCGACGTGCGTGATGGCCTCAAGCCTGTGCATCGCCGCGTGTTGTACGCGATGAACGAGCTCGGACTGTTGCCGGGGCGTCCGTTCAAGAAGTCGGCGACCGTCGTTGGTGACGTGCTTGGCAAGTATCACCCGCACGGTGACAGCAGCGTGTACGACGCGCTCGTGCGTATGGTCCAGACGTTCTCGCTGCGTTATCCGCTGGTAGACGGCCAAGGCAATTTCGGCTCGATGGACGGCGATAACGCGGCCGCCTATCGCTATACCGAAGCGCGACTGACGCGCATGTCGGTGGAAATGCTCGAAGACATCGACAAGAATACCGTCGACTTCGCGCCGAATTTCGACGATCGTCTTCAAGAGCCGCGTGTTCTGCCCTCGGGCGTGCCGAACCTGCTGGTGAACGGTTCGTCGGGTATCGCGGTGGGCATGGCGACGAACATTCCGCCGCACAATTTGCGCGAAGTCGTAAGCGCCGTGATCGCGATGATCGACAACCCCGAACTCGAAGGTGCGGCCTTGCGCGCGATCGTGCGCGGCCCCGACTTCCCGACGGGCGGCTACATCTACGGTCGCGCCGGTATCGCCGATTATCAGGATACGGGTCGCGGGCGCATCGTGATGCGTGCGAAGGCCGTGATCGAAGAGAAGGAATCGACCGGCCGTTCGCAGATCGTCATCACCGAAGTGCCGTACCAGGTGAACAAGGCGAAGCTGGTCATCGACATCGCGGAGCTGGTGCGCGATCAGAAGCTCACCGGCATCAGCGCGCTGCGCGACGAGTCCGACCGTGATGGTATCCGCGTGGTCGTCGAGCTCAAGCGTGACGCGATCCCGCGTGTGGTGCTCAATCAGCTGTACAAGCACACCGCCATGCAGAGCACATTCGGTGTGATCATGCTGGCGCTCGTGCCCGACGTGAACACGCGACAGCTCGTGCCCAAGGTGCTCACGCTCCGGCAGTGCATCGGTCACTACATCGAGCACCGCCACGAAGTGATCGTGCGGCGTACGCAGTTCGATCTCGACAAGGCGCTCGAACGTGAGCACATCCTCGAGGGACTGAAGATCGCCGTCGACAATATCGACGAAGTGATCCGCATGATCCGCGCGGCCGACGACACTCCCACGGCCAGCCTGCAGCTGCAGGCGCGCTTCGGGCTCTCCGAGCGGCAGGCGGAAGCGATCCTCAACATGCGCTTGGCCAAGCTCACCGGCCTCGAGCGCGACAAGCTCGAGGAAGAACTTGTCGAAGTGCGCGCGTTCATCCTCGAGATGCGCAGCATCCTCGAGTCGCGTCCGCGCCGCATGGACATCATGAAGGGCGAGCTGCTGAAGCTGATGGAGACCTACGGCGACGAGCGCCGCACGGAAATCGTCAGCGATGAAGGCGAGTTCTCGATCGAGGATCTGATCGCCGAAGAGGAGATGGTCGTCACCATCTCGCACAACGGCTACATCAAGCGCACGCCGCTGTCACTGTACAACCGCCAGGGGCGTGGCGGTCGCGGCAAGTCCAGCGCGGATCTCAAGGAAAACGATTTCATCGAGCGCTTTTACGTGGCGAGCACGCACACGTACATGCTCATCTTCACCGATGACGGCCGTTGCTTCTGGCTCAAGGTGCACGAGCTGCCGCAGGCCGGGCGCAACACGCGCGGCAAGCCGATCGTGAACCTCATCAACGTCACGCCCGACACGCGCATCCGCGCGATCGTGCTCACGCGCGAGTTCAGCGACACCGAATTCCTGCTGTTCTGCACGCGCAAGGGGACGGTCAAGAAGACCGCGCTGTCGCAGTACAGCAATCCGCGCTCGAATGGCATCAAGGCCATCAAGGTCGAAGAAGGCGACGAGCTGATGGACGTGCAGGTGACGTCGGGCAGCAACGATGTCGTGCTGGCCACGCGCCATGGTCTCTCGGTGCGCTTCCACGAAAGCGACGTGCGCGAGATGGGCCGCGACACGACCGGTGTGAAAGGCATCGAACTGCGCCCCGAAGATCAGCTGGTGGGCATGGTCGTGATCAAGCGCGAAGCGACGCTGCTCGTCGTGACCGAAAAGGGTCTCGGCAAGTGCAGCGAAGTGAGCGAGTACCGTGTGCAGAAGCGCGGCGGCAAGGGCATCCTGACGCTGAACCGCACCGCCAAGACCGGCGACGTGGTCGCGCTGATGGAAGTGGTACCGGAAGACGAGCTGATGCTGATGACGCGTCAGGGTGTGGCGATTCGCTCGCGGGTGAGCGAAATCCGCGTCACGGGTCGTGCGGCCCAGGGCGTCAAGCTGGTGGCACTCGATGACCACGATGTGGTGCAGGCGGTGGCTCGCGTGATTCCCGACGACAAGGATGACGTCGACGGCGTAGAAGGCAGCGAAGGGGATGCGTCGACCGGAGAGCTCGGGCTCGATGGTGGTGGCGACGCGTGA
- a CDS encoding diguanylate cyclase, which yields MPISRILVADDDVAVLESVTWLLQENGYEVIPANGGMACLEQLEKRAPDLLLLDILMPDADGCQLLERIKSEERWRDLPVLMLSAQPPEEASVRSLGLGAADFIRKPYRPKELLARVQAQLRTGAMLRSTRMALARTEEALVRAQQDADSRRKLVDILHEVTGDLSVTELFHLLVRRAARALGVSHCSVVLARPGDSQAVVVAAFENPGLQHLSIQLDRYPELKAALESGQPVLVEDLDTHPLYEGVRHVWGIEGIEVPIRSVIALPFTVDRGQYGVFLVRRTRDQDRFGPHDLEFAQAVITAAVAVIQRAQMVESTMADNARLEQLAQTDPLTQLLNRRALTERITAEMERALRYDSTMALLMIDLDHFKKVNDTYGHLVGDDVLRDVGQLLLDTIRGSDIVARYGGEEFLVLLPETDEAGAVAFAERIRAAVDEYEFARGGEHPPLKLTASVGVAVFPAARIESVEDLLSRADAALYRAKADGRNRVRQ from the coding sequence ATGCCCATTTCCCGAATTCTCGTCGCTGACGACGATGTGGCCGTCCTCGAATCCGTCACCTGGCTGTTGCAGGAGAACGGGTACGAGGTGATTCCCGCCAATGGCGGGATGGCCTGTCTCGAACAGCTCGAGAAGCGCGCGCCCGATCTGCTGCTCCTCGACATCCTGATGCCGGATGCCGATGGATGTCAGCTGCTCGAGCGCATCAAGAGCGAAGAGCGCTGGCGTGATTTGCCGGTGCTCATGCTGTCCGCGCAACCGCCGGAGGAAGCGTCGGTGCGGTCGTTGGGATTGGGTGCGGCCGATTTCATCCGCAAGCCGTATCGGCCGAAGGAGTTGTTGGCGCGCGTGCAGGCGCAGCTGCGCACGGGGGCCATGCTCCGCTCCACCCGCATGGCGCTCGCGCGCACGGAAGAAGCGTTGGTGCGCGCCCAGCAGGATGCCGACAGTCGTCGGAAGCTGGTGGACATTCTGCACGAAGTCACCGGCGACCTGTCGGTCACCGAACTCTTTCACCTGCTGGTGCGTCGAGCGGCGCGCGCGCTGGGTGTGTCGCACTGCTCGGTGGTGCTGGCAAGACCGGGCGACTCGCAGGCCGTGGTGGTGGCGGCGTTCGAGAACCCGGGACTGCAGCATCTCAGCATTCAGCTCGATCGCTATCCGGAACTGAAAGCGGCGCTCGAGTCGGGACAGCCGGTGCTGGTGGAAGATCTCGACACGCATCCGCTGTACGAGGGCGTACGGCATGTGTGGGGTATCGAAGGTATCGAAGTGCCCATCCGCTCGGTGATCGCCCTGCCGTTCACCGTCGACCGGGGCCAGTACGGCGTGTTTCTCGTGCGCCGTACCCGCGATCAGGACCGTTTCGGGCCGCACGATCTCGAGTTCGCGCAGGCCGTGATCACCGCTGCCGTCGCGGTCATCCAGCGCGCGCAAATGGTCGAGAGCACCATGGCCGACAACGCGCGACTGGAACAGCTTGCGCAGACCGATCCGCTCACGCAGTTGTTGAACCGCCGCGCGCTCACCGAGCGCATCACGGCGGAGATGGAGCGTGCGCTCCGCTACGACTCCACGATGGCGCTGCTCATGATCGACCTCGATCACTTCAAGAAGGTGAACGACACGTACGGGCACCTCGTCGGTGACGACGTCCTGCGTGACGTCGGTCAGCTGTTGCTCGACACGATCCGCGGTAGCGACATCGTGGCGCGCTATGGCGGCGAAGAATTTCTGGTGCTGCTGCCAGAAACGGACGAAGCCGGAGCCGTGGCGTTCGCGGAGCGCATCCGCGCAGCGGTCGACGAGTACGAATTCGCGCGAGGTGGGGAGCATCCGCCGCTCAAGCTCACGGCCAGCGTCGGTGTAGCCGTCTTTCCCGCCGCCCGCATCGAAAGCGTGGAAGACTTGTTGTCGAGGGCGGACGCCGCGCTGTATCGGGCCAAGGCCGACGGCCGCAATCGCGTGCGGCAGTAG
- a CDS encoding CoA-binding protein, with protein MDHKLTPPAAGRTEAPEWHSHLLEHSAQLAEVFSSVQRIAVIGIKPEIVGGPAYYVPEYLQTAGFEIIPVPVYFPDITAILGVPVQRSLSTVIPPADMVLLFRRSGDVAQHVDEMLAAKPRVVWMQQGIHDADVAETLAKAGIDVVQDKCAMVEHRHAR; from the coding sequence ATGGATCACAAGCTAACGCCTCCGGCGGCCGGGCGGACCGAAGCGCCCGAGTGGCATTCGCATCTGCTCGAGCACAGCGCACAACTCGCCGAGGTGTTCTCGTCCGTTCAGCGGATCGCCGTGATCGGCATCAAGCCGGAGATCGTCGGCGGGCCGGCGTACTACGTGCCGGAGTATCTGCAGACCGCAGGATTCGAGATAATCCCGGTGCCGGTGTACTTCCCGGACATCACGGCGATTCTGGGCGTACCGGTGCAGCGATCACTCAGTACGGTGATACCGCCCGCCGACATGGTGCTGCTGTTCCGCCGGTCGGGCGATGTGGCGCAGCATGTCGACGAGATGCTCGCCGCCAAGCCGCGCGTGGTGTGGATGCAGCAAGGCATTCATGACGCCGATGTAGCCGAAACGCTCGCCAAGGCCGGCATCGACGTGGTACAGGACAAGTGCGCGATGGTCGAGCACCGCCACGCGCGGTAA
- a CDS encoding saccharopine dehydrogenase C-terminal domain-containing protein: MRMLVLGAGLQGTACTYDLLNNPSVTQVVLADVRVGTLPAFLAPFAGPRLEAIALDVRDADAVRALFSRCDAVMSAIPYYFNAPLAAIAVEMGVHFADLGGNTEIVQEQKKLDAAAKAKGISVIPDTGLAPGMVNVIAQHGIDQFDTVESVKLFVGGLPQTPEPPLGYQIAYSIEGMVDYYTTESLVVRNGQPAHVTALSELESVPFAEPVGELEAFHTAGGLSTMVYRYAGVIPTMEYKTLRYPGHARVMAAIRDLGLLGNEAVDVKGQQVVPRDVFVRVAGEKLRKGKPDLVALRVVVRGTKDGVSGTRAWEVLDRYDAEHGISAMMRTTGYTLSITGQLQASGAISAGVHTPDECIPAERYFAMLAERGVMVVELTVAA, translated from the coding sequence ATGCGCATGCTGGTACTCGGCGCGGGGCTGCAAGGCACCGCGTGTACGTACGATCTGCTGAACAATCCCTCGGTCACGCAGGTCGTGCTGGCCGATGTTCGCGTCGGCACCCTTCCCGCGTTTCTCGCGCCCTTCGCCGGCCCGCGCCTGGAAGCCATCGCGCTCGATGTCCGTGATGCCGATGCCGTGCGCGCGCTCTTCTCCCGCTGCGACGCGGTGATGAGCGCCATCCCGTACTACTTCAATGCACCGCTCGCCGCGATCGCCGTCGAGATGGGTGTGCACTTCGCCGACCTCGGCGGCAACACGGAAATCGTTCAGGAACAGAAGAAGCTCGACGCCGCCGCGAAAGCCAAGGGGATCAGTGTGATCCCCGACACAGGTCTCGCCCCGGGCATGGTGAATGTGATCGCCCAGCACGGCATCGATCAGTTCGACACCGTGGAAAGCGTGAAGCTGTTCGTGGGGGGCTTGCCGCAAACGCCTGAGCCACCGCTGGGCTATCAGATCGCCTATTCCATCGAAGGCATGGTGGACTACTACACGACCGAGTCACTGGTGGTGCGGAACGGACAGCCGGCGCACGTGACCGCGCTCTCCGAACTCGAATCGGTGCCGTTCGCCGAGCCGGTCGGTGAACTCGAGGCGTTTCATACGGCCGGTGGTCTGTCCACGATGGTGTACCGCTATGCCGGCGTGATTCCCACCATGGAGTACAAGACGCTGCGCTATCCGGGACACGCGCGCGTCATGGCAGCCATCCGTGATCTCGGCCTACTTGGCAACGAGGCGGTGGACGTGAAGGGGCAGCAGGTCGTGCCCCGCGACGTGTTCGTGCGCGTCGCCGGAGAGAAGCTGCGCAAGGGCAAGCCCGACCTCGTGGCGCTGCGCGTGGTCGTGCGCGGTACCAAAGACGGCGTGTCCGGCACGCGGGCGTGGGAAGTGCTCGACCGGTACGATGCGGAACACGGCATCTCCGCCATGATGCGTACGACGGGCTACACGCTGTCGATTACCGGGCAGCTGCAGGCCAGCGGTGCCATTTCCGCCGGCGTGCACACTCCGGACGAATGCATCCCGGCGGAACGCTATTTCGCGATGCTCGCCGAGCGTGGTGTGATGGTGGTCGAACTCACCGTAGCTGCCTGA
- a CDS encoding methyl-accepting chemotaxis protein, with translation MAVIRLATIRVRLIVGFGTSIGLLLLAGLLGWYGLKRSNSEAEATVRALADRSEFTEQATTTVLRELVAGLRYLTSRSPEDEAQYVALVAEAGKLRRAALDQGILRADERQRLEAIGTLQAAMEVRIAVTHAWQVVGNEGNAQRVLQQTSRDMQAIESELQALRRAARTGAEDSMERMRDGLWRAELLLAIVVASAFGVAAFFGLSTARAVTAPLVRLRDEMMAIGAGDLRDPDVDLRRSGVAREYAELIDAMQQARERLRRLLSRVQDEADQVTLAAGELSASASSAAASSQHVTTAVMDISHGATVQLSALNTASHTVKQLAEAGATIGEAAEETDRVGRDIRNTTNNTRDQVQLAIDTLLGAREVVTASRAEMVSLKDATSDIDDFVSVISEIATQTNLLALNAAIEAARAGSAGRGFAVVAQEVRALAEQSANAANEVTENVKRIRARIASASSAVDSGATRLKDVETVAEGVGEALSRIEHAVAQVEGAASRVSTAVNANRQSLGAVQKSLTSARDTAEGHAAAAEQVAASTEQTSASAQEVSATAEMLQTASLRVRGLIGEFRT, from the coding sequence ATGGCCGTCATCCGGCTCGCGACCATTCGCGTCCGATTGATCGTCGGCTTCGGCACGTCGATTGGCCTGCTCCTGCTCGCTGGGCTGTTGGGGTGGTACGGCCTCAAGCGAAGCAACAGCGAAGCGGAAGCCACCGTGCGCGCACTCGCCGACCGATCCGAGTTCACCGAGCAGGCGACCACGACCGTGCTTCGCGAGCTCGTGGCAGGACTACGCTATCTCACGAGCCGTTCGCCCGAAGACGAAGCCCAGTACGTCGCACTCGTGGCCGAAGCCGGAAAACTGCGCCGGGCCGCCCTCGATCAGGGCATCCTGCGCGCGGACGAACGCCAGCGACTTGAAGCCATTGGCACGCTGCAGGCCGCGATGGAAGTGCGGATTGCCGTCACCCACGCCTGGCAGGTGGTCGGCAACGAAGGAAACGCGCAACGCGTGCTGCAGCAGACCAGTCGTGACATGCAGGCGATCGAGTCCGAGCTGCAGGCGCTGCGTCGGGCCGCGCGCACCGGTGCCGAAGATTCGATGGAGCGTATGCGCGATGGCCTCTGGAGAGCGGAGCTGTTGCTCGCCATCGTCGTCGCGTCCGCCTTCGGGGTGGCAGCCTTCTTCGGGCTCTCCACCGCGCGCGCCGTGACCGCTCCGCTGGTGCGACTGCGCGACGAGATGATGGCGATCGGCGCTGGTGACCTGCGTGATCCCGACGTCGACCTGCGGCGCTCCGGCGTGGCGCGCGAGTACGCCGAACTGATCGATGCCATGCAGCAGGCGCGAGAGCGACTCCGCCGCTTGCTGTCACGCGTACAGGACGAAGCCGATCAAGTCACGCTCGCGGCAGGCGAACTCAGTGCGTCCGCGTCGTCAGCCGCGGCGTCGTCGCAGCATGTCACCACCGCGGTCATGGATATTTCGCACGGCGCCACGGTGCAGTTGAGCGCGCTCAACACCGCCAGCCACACGGTGAAGCAGCTCGCGGAGGCCGGCGCCACGATCGGTGAAGCGGCCGAGGAGACGGATCGTGTGGGCCGTGACATTCGCAACACCACCAACAACACGCGCGATCAGGTACAGCTGGCCATCGACACGCTGCTCGGCGCGCGCGAAGTCGTCACGGCATCCCGCGCCGAAATGGTCTCGCTGAAAGATGCGACGAGTGATATCGACGACTTCGTGAGCGTGATCTCCGAGATCGCCACGCAAACCAACTTGCTTGCCCTCAACGCCGCGATCGAAGCGGCGCGTGCGGGCAGTGCCGGACGTGGCTTTGCCGTGGTCGCGCAGGAAGTGCGCGCGCTGGCCGAGCAGAGTGCGAACGCGGCCAACGAGGTCACGGAGAACGTGAAGCGCATCCGCGCACGCATTGCCAGCGCGTCGAGCGCGGTGGACTCCGGTGCCACGCGCCTCAAGGACGTGGAAACCGTGGCCGAGGGCGTGGGCGAGGCACTGTCGCGCATCGAGCATGCGGTCGCGCAGGTCGAAGGCGCGGCGTCACGCGTGTCCACGGCGGTGAATGCCAACCGTCAGTCGTTGGGCGCGGTGCAGAAATCGCTCACCAGCGCCCGCGATACGGCGGAAGGTCATGCAGCCGCGGCAGAACAGGTCGCGGCCAGCACCGAACAGACCTCCGCCTCCGCGCAGGAAGTGTCCGCCACTGCCGAGATGCTGCAGACGGCGTCACTTCGCGTACGCGGGTTGATCGGCGAGTTCAGGACGTGA